From Dietzia sp. ANT_WB102, a single genomic window includes:
- a CDS encoding ABC transporter ATP-binding protein: MTTTPRSPYALTCRDLHVTRDRTAILHGIDLSVDAGSWVSLVGPNGSGKTTLLFALAGLIPATGHLEVDGLTPHRAGRRRVARTVAMMPQRPVVPEGVTARELIHLGRTPHIARFGTETARDHEIVDRVIDRLGLHDLASRTATTLSGGELQRVVLARSLAQEPRVLLLDEPTSALDIGHQQQVLDLVDSMRRESGLTVLAAMHDLTSAAHYGERLVLLDRGRVVADGRPEEVLTVERVAQVYDARVEVLDRRDGRAVLPLRERGADAVPPPWRGTGPDA; this comes from the coding sequence ATGACCACCACCCCGCGGTCGCCCTACGCCCTGACCTGCCGCGACCTCCACGTCACGCGGGACCGCACGGCCATCCTCCACGGCATCGACCTGAGCGTCGACGCCGGATCCTGGGTGTCGTTGGTGGGCCCCAACGGCTCGGGCAAGACGACGCTGCTGTTCGCGCTCGCCGGCCTCATCCCGGCCACCGGCCACCTTGAGGTCGACGGACTCACCCCACACCGGGCGGGTCGCCGCAGGGTGGCGCGGACCGTGGCGATGATGCCCCAGCGCCCGGTCGTCCCCGAGGGGGTCACCGCCCGCGAGCTCATCCACCTCGGCCGGACCCCCCACATCGCCCGCTTCGGCACCGAGACCGCCCGCGATCACGAGATCGTCGACCGCGTCATCGACCGCCTGGGACTGCACGACCTCGCCTCCCGCACCGCCACCACCCTGTCCGGCGGCGAGCTGCAGCGGGTGGTGCTAGCTCGGTCCCTGGCGCAGGAACCGCGGGTCCTGCTCCTCGACGAGCCCACGAGCGCACTGGACATCGGTCACCAGCAGCAGGTGCTCGACCTGGTCGACAGCATGCGCCGGGAGAGCGGCCTGACCGTGCTGGCGGCCATGCACGATCTCACCTCGGCCGCCCACTACGGGGAGCGGCTGGTACTGCTCGACCGGGGCCGGGTGGTGGCCGACGGTCGGCCCGAGGAGGTACTCACCGTCGAGCGGGTGGCTCAGGTGTACGACGCGCGTGTGGAGGTCCTGGACCGCCGCGACGGACGCGCGGTGCTCCCGCTGCGGGAGCGGGGCGCGGACGCCGTCCCCCCTCCGTGGCGGGGCACAGGGCCGGACGCGTGA
- a CDS encoding ABC transporter substrate-binding protein: protein MAFSRAKLITGLVATSALVLAGCSSGGDNNAADGGETYRIGINQLVQHPALDSATAGFKQAFSEAGVEVEFDEQNANGEQATALTIAQQFAADDLDLALAVATPAAQAMAQNIINIPLLFTAVTDPVSAELVDSMEKPGANVTGTSDAAPIKEQLELLKELVPDAKRVGVVYASGEVNSQVQVDQAEKAAGPLGLEITTQTVTTVNEIQQAVEALGDVDAIYVPTDNMVVSGISSLVQVAESKKIPVIGAEEGTVEGGAVATLGIDYTELGRQTGEMALRILRDGEDPATMPVETATEFTYVVNEDAAQRQGVTIPENILAEAERK, encoded by the coding sequence ATGGCATTCTCACGCGCGAAGCTCATCACCGGACTGGTCGCTACCTCGGCCCTCGTCCTCGCAGGTTGCTCGAGCGGCGGTGACAACAACGCCGCCGACGGTGGCGAGACCTACCGCATCGGCATCAACCAGCTCGTCCAGCACCCGGCCCTCGACTCCGCCACGGCCGGCTTCAAGCAGGCCTTCTCCGAGGCAGGCGTCGAGGTCGAGTTCGACGAGCAGAACGCCAACGGCGAGCAGGCCACCGCGCTGACGATCGCCCAGCAGTTCGCGGCCGACGACCTGGACCTCGCCCTGGCCGTGGCCACCCCGGCCGCCCAGGCGATGGCCCAGAACATCATCAACATCCCGCTGCTGTTCACCGCGGTCACCGACCCGGTCTCGGCCGAGCTGGTCGACTCGATGGAGAAGCCGGGCGCCAACGTCACCGGCACATCGGACGCCGCTCCGATCAAGGAGCAGCTCGAGCTGCTCAAGGAGCTCGTCCCCGACGCCAAGCGCGTCGGTGTCGTCTATGCCTCCGGCGAGGTCAACTCGCAGGTGCAGGTGGACCAGGCCGAGAAGGCCGCCGGCCCGCTCGGACTGGAGATCACCACCCAGACGGTCACCACCGTCAACGAGATCCAGCAGGCGGTCGAAGCGCTCGGTGACGTCGACGCGATCTACGTCCCGACCGACAACATGGTCGTGTCCGGCATCTCCTCGCTTGTCCAGGTGGCCGAGAGCAAGAAGATCCCCGTGATTGGCGCCGAAGAGGGCACCGTCGAGGGCGGCGCCGTCGCGACGCTCGGTATCGACTACACCGAGCTGGGTCGCCAGACCGGCGAGATGGCACTGCGCATCCTGCGCGACGGCGAGGACCCCGCCACCATGCCCGTGGAAACCGCCACCGAGTTCACCTACGTGGTCAACGAGGATGCCGCCCAGCGTCAGGGCGTGACCATCCCCGAGAACATCCTCGCCGAGGCTGAGCGCAAGTGA
- a CDS encoding MMPL family transporter: MASFLYRIGRSAYLHRWRFIAAWLLIIVGMGTTAAMLSQQTSSSFEIPGLESIETQEEIQDRFPGSPSQLDVPTGTLVIQAPEGSTLTDPAVTEDVDAFLADVKELDFLTGTEEIVNPVLAAEGMTQQLTEAKSAQGTPPEQIAADIAALSPLSADETTGTVQVQFDAETTMSVEAEDLDAFADLVAAHEDGLTIAYSGNAFQASEIGLTGEIIGIAVAAVILTITFGSMVAAGLPLLVGVVGVGIGIAGIFASTSFTDTISNFTPTLASMIGLAVGIDYALFIVSRFRTELVQHIGGNDLEPRELAQQLKTIPFRERAHLAGLAVGKAGSAVVFAGLTVLIALAALSIINIPFLTAMALSAAATVAVAVLVAITLLPAVLGAVGTKVFAARVPVVKAPDPEDEKPTMGLTWVRRVRKRPVLHAVVGVLLLGLLAIPAVQLRLAMPSDGTMAPGTPNRTAYDLTSDAFGPGRNAPMIAFVDTLEVPEADRPAAWATAVGDIQAVEGVQNAQIIETNEAGDGAQVLITPEFGATDERAATVLEDIRSSVGEFEQQTGGTYSVTGVTPIYEDISERLSEVLLPYIGIVLALAFILLMLVFRSIWVPLIAALGFGLSVAATFGLTVALWQEGWGGLVSDPQPIISFLPIILIGIVFGLAMDYQVFLVTRMREGWVHGKTAHNAVANGFKHGARVVTSAALIMTSVFAAFMTIDEQFIKVMGFALAVAVLFDAFVVRMTLIPAVMFLLGERAWKIPRWLDRILPAVDVEGSALESMENDKPSGSAHPADHADEALEPALVGGRHSADLVASQSDGAGRHERNDHSGGGAAGTHSDG; encoded by the coding sequence ATGGCGTCATTTCTCTATCGGATCGGCCGATCGGCCTACCTGCACAGGTGGAGGTTCATCGCCGCGTGGTTGCTGATCATCGTCGGCATGGGCACGACCGCCGCCATGCTCTCGCAGCAGACGAGCAGTAGCTTCGAGATCCCCGGCCTCGAGTCAATCGAGACGCAAGAGGAGATCCAGGACCGGTTCCCCGGTTCGCCGAGTCAGCTCGACGTGCCGACCGGCACCCTGGTGATCCAGGCTCCGGAGGGCAGCACGCTCACCGATCCGGCCGTGACCGAGGATGTCGACGCCTTCCTCGCGGACGTGAAAGAACTAGATTTCCTCACCGGAACCGAGGAGATCGTCAACCCGGTGCTCGCCGCCGAGGGCATGACTCAGCAGTTGACGGAGGCCAAGTCCGCGCAGGGCACGCCGCCCGAGCAGATCGCAGCCGACATCGCTGCGCTCAGCCCCCTGAGCGCCGACGAGACCACCGGCACCGTCCAGGTCCAGTTCGACGCCGAGACGACGATGAGCGTCGAAGCCGAGGACCTAGACGCTTTCGCGGATCTCGTCGCTGCGCACGAGGACGGGCTCACCATCGCCTATTCGGGCAACGCGTTCCAGGCGTCCGAGATCGGTCTTACCGGCGAGATCATCGGTATCGCCGTGGCCGCCGTCATTCTCACGATCACCTTCGGATCGATGGTCGCAGCGGGGCTGCCCTTGCTCGTCGGCGTGGTCGGAGTCGGCATCGGCATCGCCGGCATCTTCGCCTCCACCTCCTTCACCGACACGATCAGCAACTTCACTCCGACCCTGGCGTCCATGATCGGCCTGGCCGTGGGCATCGACTACGCGCTGTTCATCGTGTCCAGGTTCCGGACCGAGCTGGTCCAACACATCGGCGGTAACGATCTCGAGCCACGGGAACTGGCGCAGCAGCTCAAGACGATCCCCTTCCGCGAGCGCGCACACCTGGCCGGGCTCGCCGTGGGCAAGGCGGGTTCCGCGGTGGTCTTCGCGGGTCTGACCGTCCTCATCGCGCTCGCCGCGCTGTCGATCATCAATATCCCCTTCCTCACCGCGATGGCCCTGTCCGCTGCCGCGACCGTCGCCGTCGCCGTCCTCGTCGCCATTACCCTGCTGCCCGCCGTCCTCGGCGCCGTGGGCACCAAGGTCTTCGCCGCGCGTGTTCCCGTCGTCAAGGCTCCGGACCCGGAGGACGAGAAGCCGACCATGGGCCTGACGTGGGTGCGGCGCGTCCGCAAGCGCCCCGTGCTCCACGCCGTGGTCGGCGTACTCCTGCTCGGCCTACTCGCGATCCCGGCCGTCCAGCTGCGACTCGCCATGCCGTCCGACGGCACGATGGCTCCGGGCACCCCCAACCGCACCGCGTACGACCTCACGTCGGACGCGTTCGGCCCCGGCCGCAACGCCCCGATGATCGCCTTCGTCGACACGCTCGAGGTCCCCGAGGCAGACCGCCCGGCCGCCTGGGCCACCGCTGTGGGGGATATCCAGGCGGTGGAGGGCGTGCAGAACGCCCAGATCATCGAGACCAACGAGGCCGGGGACGGAGCCCAGGTGCTCATCACCCCGGAGTTCGGCGCGACCGATGAGCGGGCCGCCACGGTCCTCGAGGACATCCGGTCGAGCGTCGGGGAGTTCGAGCAGCAGACCGGCGGAACCTACTCGGTCACCGGCGTCACCCCGATCTACGAGGACATCTCCGAGCGACTGTCCGAGGTGCTGCTGCCGTATATCGGGATCGTCCTGGCGCTCGCCTTCATCCTGCTCATGCTGGTCTTCCGATCGATCTGGGTGCCGCTGATCGCCGCGCTGGGCTTCGGACTGTCGGTGGCGGCCACGTTCGGTCTGACCGTGGCGCTCTGGCAGGAGGGCTGGGGCGGTCTCGTCTCCGACCCGCAGCCGATCATCAGCTTCCTGCCGATCATCCTCATCGGCATCGTGTTCGGCCTGGCCATGGACTACCAGGTCTTCCTCGTCACCCGGATGCGTGAGGGGTGGGTGCACGGGAAGACAGCCCACAACGCGGTGGCCAACGGCTTCAAGCACGGCGCCCGCGTGGTCACCTCGGCCGCGTTGATCATGACGAGCGTCTTCGCGGCATTCATGACGATCGACGAGCAGTTCATCAAGGTCATGGGCTTCGCGCTGGCAGTAGCGGTCCTGTTCGACGCCTTCGTCGTTCGCATGACGCTCATCCCTGCCGTGATGTTCCTGCTCGGGGAGCGCGCCTGGAAGATCCCGCGCTGGCTCGACCGGATCCTGCCGGCCGTCGACGTCGAGGGGTCGGCCCTGGAGTCGATGGAGAATGACAAGCCATCCGGCTCGGCCCACCCCGCGGACCACGCGGACGAGGCCCTCGAGCCCGCACTGGTCGGTGGCCGACACTCGGCTGACCTTGTCGCCAGCCAGTCCGACGGCGCGGGGAGGCACGAGCGCAACGACCATTCCGGTGGCGGTGCTGCCGGGACCCACTCCGATGGCTAG
- a CDS encoding rhodanese-like domain-containing protein, whose protein sequence is MLLERIYDEDLAQAGYFIGCQAKNEAVVVDARRDIGQYLDLAEQHGMTITAVTETHIHADYLSGTRELAEATGAPIYVSGEGGTDWQYGFDAHRLHHGDTLTLGNITVEAVHTPGHTPEHLSFLITDGAFADEPGYMLSGDFVFSGDLGRPDLLDEAAGGVDTRFEGAKQIFASLKKSFLTLPDHVQVFPGHGSGSACGKALGALPSTSVGYERRFAWWSKYLENDDEQGFIDELLDGQPDAHAYFGRMKRENRDGPAVLGPLAALKEYENAQLAGAVERGEVVFVDTRGQDEVHAGTVTGSLNIPGPAKAASYGAWVYDPEREDTPLVVLAEDTEAAEQLRDHLLRVGIDTVTGFTTSLDGLPMTTPELISPDDLASFDSAMVLDVRNKTEHADGHIPGSVQLSGGRVLWNLDQLPTDGTIVTYCQTGVRNSVTASALRRAGYRVAELEGSYAAWSERNLATV, encoded by the coding sequence GTGCTTCTCGAACGCATCTACGACGAGGACCTCGCCCAGGCTGGTTACTTCATCGGTTGTCAGGCCAAGAACGAAGCCGTGGTCGTTGACGCCCGCCGTGACATTGGCCAGTACCTCGACCTGGCCGAGCAGCACGGGATGACGATCACCGCGGTGACCGAGACCCATATCCACGCCGACTACCTGTCGGGCACCCGTGAGCTCGCCGAAGCCACCGGGGCGCCCATCTACGTGTCCGGTGAGGGCGGTACCGACTGGCAGTACGGGTTCGACGCGCACCGTCTGCACCACGGCGACACGCTCACGCTCGGCAATATCACCGTCGAGGCCGTGCACACTCCGGGGCACACCCCGGAGCATCTGTCGTTCCTCATCACCGACGGCGCGTTCGCCGACGAGCCGGGGTACATGCTCAGTGGCGACTTCGTCTTCTCGGGCGACCTGGGCCGGCCGGACCTGCTCGATGAGGCCGCGGGCGGGGTCGACACCCGGTTCGAAGGCGCCAAGCAGATCTTCGCCAGCCTCAAGAAGTCGTTCCTCACCCTGCCGGACCATGTGCAGGTCTTCCCCGGCCACGGCTCGGGCAGTGCGTGCGGCAAGGCGCTCGGCGCCCTGCCCTCGACGAGCGTCGGCTACGAGCGGCGCTTCGCATGGTGGTCGAAGTACCTCGAGAACGATGACGAGCAAGGCTTCATCGACGAGCTGCTCGACGGGCAGCCCGACGCCCACGCCTACTTCGGCCGGATGAAGCGGGAGAACCGGGACGGCCCGGCAGTGCTCGGCCCCCTGGCTGCGTTGAAGGAGTACGAGAACGCGCAGCTGGCCGGGGCGGTGGAGCGCGGGGAGGTCGTCTTTGTCGACACCCGCGGCCAGGACGAGGTCCACGCCGGCACCGTGACCGGATCGCTCAACATCCCCGGCCCGGCCAAGGCCGCGTCCTACGGTGCCTGGGTCTACGACCCCGAACGCGAGGACACACCCCTGGTGGTGCTGGCCGAGGACACCGAGGCCGCCGAGCAGTTACGCGACCATCTGCTGCGGGTCGGTATCGACACGGTCACCGGATTCACCACCAGCCTCGACGGGCTACCGATGACCACCCCCGAGCTGATCAGCCCCGACGACCTCGCATCGTTCGACTCGGCAATGGTCCTGGACGTCCGCAACAAGACCGAACACGCCGACGGCCACATCCCCGGATCGGTGCAGCTCAGCGGCGGCCGAGTGCTGTGGAACCTCGACCAACTCCCCACCGACGGAACGATCGTGACCTACTGCCAGACCGGGGTCCGCAACTCCGTCACCGCCAGCGCACTGCGACGCGCCGGCTACCGAGTCGCCGAACTCGAAGGCAGCTACGCCGCCTGGTCCGAACGCAACCTCGCGACCGTCTGA
- a CDS encoding iron ABC transporter permease, translated as MTRPSPRHALVLGGATLLLAVAVLLGTLIGPAGLTPGGVVLELVDRLPLVDVDSGFTARQQVILWEIRIPRVVLGAIVGAMLAIAGATYQGVFRNPLADPYLLGVSSGAGLGATLAIVVGGAMGSAMVPPAAFAGGMIAVLATYTLGRSVGGGRSEVVIILAGVAVAAFASAVQTFFMQRHDDTLRQVYSWMLGRVSTSGWTDVRTVLPYVIVSVAVMALFRRTLDVMAVGDAEAATLGIAPARVRLVLISVATLGTAAVVSVSGLIGFVGIVIPHAVRMLIGPGHRLLLPVSLLTGAAFLILADVVARTATSPAELPIGVVTAAIGAPFFLIVLRRSRGHI; from the coding sequence GTGACCCGCCCGTCGCCTCGCCACGCCCTGGTGCTGGGCGGGGCGACGCTGCTGCTGGCGGTGGCCGTCCTGCTGGGCACGCTCATCGGCCCGGCCGGGCTCACCCCGGGCGGCGTGGTGCTCGAGTTGGTCGACCGGTTACCACTGGTCGACGTGGACTCCGGGTTCACCGCCCGCCAGCAGGTCATCCTGTGGGAGATCCGTATCCCGCGCGTGGTGCTCGGCGCGATCGTCGGCGCGATGTTGGCGATCGCCGGCGCCACCTACCAGGGCGTGTTCCGCAACCCGCTCGCCGACCCGTACCTGCTGGGCGTGTCCAGCGGGGCGGGGCTGGGCGCGACCCTGGCCATCGTCGTGGGCGGCGCGATGGGATCGGCGATGGTGCCGCCCGCTGCCTTCGCCGGCGGCATGATCGCGGTACTGGCCACCTACACCTTGGGCCGCAGCGTCGGCGGCGGGCGCAGCGAGGTCGTCATCATTCTCGCCGGCGTCGCGGTGGCGGCGTTCGCCAGCGCTGTCCAGACGTTCTTTATGCAACGTCATGACGACACGCTGCGGCAGGTGTACTCGTGGATGCTCGGTCGAGTCTCGACCAGCGGCTGGACCGACGTGCGGACGGTGCTGCCCTATGTGATCGTGTCAGTGGCGGTGATGGCCCTGTTTCGGCGCACCCTCGACGTCATGGCGGTCGGTGACGCGGAGGCCGCGACCCTCGGGATCGCCCCGGCACGAGTGCGGCTGGTGCTCATCAGCGTGGCCACGCTCGGCACGGCAGCGGTGGTCTCGGTGTCCGGCCTCATCGGGTTCGTGGGCATCGTCATCCCCCACGCCGTGCGCATGCTCATCGGGCCGGGCCACCGGCTGCTGCTGCCGGTGTCGCTACTCACCGGAGCGGCCTTCCTCATCCTGGCTGACGTCGTCGCCCGCACCGCGACGAGCCCGGCCGAGTTGCCCATTGGCGTGGTCACCGCGGCGATCGGCGCTCCGTTCTTCCTCATCGTCCTGCGTCGCAGCCGGGGGCACATATGA
- a CDS encoding TetR/AcrR family transcriptional regulator has translation MASLRERKKADTRTRLSVAAVELLVAEGAEGATVAAIAGRAGVSTRTFHNYFAHREDAFVHFLQGQVADWVRQMEQAPADLNPIAALHRIIRELYRRSADDIDAAENLLVAGEQIGLMLSAEARTCVAEELLEPLYEAIGRRSPQLSGVRVRVLVDLSLAAGASVVRHHPRVAGGDAAGQGDPEQGVEEQGVAESYLDEAFGLLEYGAGRLR, from the coding sequence ATGGCTAGCCTGCGCGAGCGCAAGAAGGCCGACACGCGCACCCGACTCTCGGTGGCGGCGGTCGAACTGCTGGTCGCCGAGGGGGCGGAGGGCGCGACGGTGGCGGCCATCGCCGGGCGGGCCGGGGTGTCCACCCGAACGTTCCATAACTATTTCGCGCATCGCGAGGATGCGTTCGTGCACTTCCTGCAGGGACAGGTCGCCGACTGGGTGCGGCAGATGGAGCAGGCGCCAGCGGATCTGAACCCGATCGCTGCACTTCATCGGATCATCCGGGAGCTGTACCGACGCTCCGCGGACGACATCGATGCCGCGGAGAACCTCCTCGTTGCCGGTGAGCAGATCGGGCTCATGCTCAGCGCCGAGGCGAGAACCTGCGTCGCCGAGGAACTCCTGGAGCCGCTGTACGAGGCGATTGGCCGCAGGTCGCCCCAGCTGAGCGGGGTGCGGGTTCGAGTGCTGGTGGATCTGAGCCTGGCCGCCGGGGCGTCGGTGGTCAGGCACCATCCGCGCGTGGCCGGGGGCGACGCGGCCGGGCAGGGCGATCCGGAGCAGGGGGTCGAGGAGCAGGGTGTCGCGGAGTCTTATCTCGACGAGGCTTTCGGCCTCCTCGAGTACGGGGCGGGGCGACTCCGCTAG
- a CDS encoding sulfite exporter TauE/SafE family protein: protein MEITTIIVVALAVLVGLSLGLLGGGGSILVVPLLTYIAGLDPREAIATSLFVVGATSLVSMIGHARKGHVQWRTGLIFGAAGMVGAFLGGLAGGHIPGTILMIAFAIMMIATAGAMIKGRKNRDGQPQTHDHPLWRILLDGLVVGAATGLVGAGGGFLVVPALVLLAGLPMTAAVGTSLLVIAMKSFAGLAGYMTSVSLDWPLVAAVTAAAVAGSFIGLRLTSVVPEQALRKGFGYFVLLMGALVLSQELPSPAAPIILGTVVVLGSAAAICVLAAKERCPLSSPTPGVATPDGRKGPRTATRESAGTEDTPQQPVR from the coding sequence ATGGAGATCACCACGATCATCGTCGTGGCCCTGGCCGTCCTGGTCGGCCTGTCCCTGGGCCTCCTCGGCGGGGGCGGTTCCATCCTCGTCGTCCCACTACTGACCTACATCGCCGGTCTCGACCCGCGGGAGGCGATCGCGACCTCCCTGTTCGTGGTCGGCGCCACGTCACTGGTGAGCATGATCGGCCACGCCCGCAAAGGCCACGTCCAATGGCGGACGGGCCTGATCTTCGGCGCCGCCGGAATGGTCGGCGCGTTCCTCGGCGGACTCGCCGGGGGCCACATCCCCGGCACCATCCTCATGATCGCCTTCGCGATCATGATGATCGCCACCGCAGGCGCGATGATCAAGGGCCGCAAGAACCGCGACGGCCAGCCCCAAACCCACGACCACCCCCTGTGGCGGATCCTGCTCGACGGACTCGTCGTGGGTGCCGCGACCGGCCTGGTCGGCGCCGGCGGCGGATTCCTCGTCGTCCCGGCCCTCGTCCTGCTGGCCGGCCTTCCGATGACTGCGGCCGTGGGCACCTCCCTGCTGGTGATCGCCATGAAATCCTTCGCCGGCCTGGCCGGATACATGACATCGGTCAGCCTGGACTGGCCACTCGTCGCCGCGGTCACCGCCGCCGCCGTCGCCGGCTCGTTCATCGGGCTCCGACTCACCTCCGTGGTGCCGGAACAGGCACTACGCAAGGGCTTCGGATACTTCGTCCTACTCATGGGCGCGCTCGTCCTGTCCCAAGAACTACCCTCCCCCGCCGCACCAATCATCCTCGGCACGGTCGTGGTCCTGGGCTCGGCCGCGGCGATCTGCGTCCTCGCCGCCAAGGAGCGGTGTCCCCTGAGTTCCCCCACACCGGGCGTCGCCACACCGGACGGCCGTAAGGGCCCACGCACCGCCACACGCGAGTCGGCGGGAACAGAAGACACGCCACAGCAGCCGGTGAGGTGA
- a CDS encoding ABC transporter substrate-binding protein yields the protein MHTPRTRRPRTRAMLTAALTTVALIASACSGTADDDAAPADQTTAAAGEPQAIVSLAPTTTEMLYAVGAGEQVVAVDERSDYPEEAPVTELSGYTPNLEAILGYAPDLVVLSDDSGDIVDGLERSGVEVLQLPAAQTLDDTYAQLEQVGAATGHIGEAAELVSRMRGEIDDIVASVPERETPLSYFHELDDTYYTVTDATYIGEVYSLLGLTSIATGDDTYPQLSEELILEADPDVVFLADGQCCGVTPETVAQRPGWDGLTAVREDRVHMVDEDLSSRWGPRVVDFMREVAAIVGQIPVNQPAP from the coding sequence ATGCACACCCCACGAACCCGCCGGCCCCGAACCCGCGCCATGCTCACCGCCGCCCTGACCACCGTCGCGCTGATCGCCTCGGCGTGCAGTGGCACTGCCGACGATGACGCAGCCCCGGCGGACCAGACCACCGCGGCGGCCGGAGAGCCTCAGGCGATCGTCTCGCTCGCCCCCACCACCACCGAGATGCTCTACGCCGTCGGCGCCGGGGAGCAGGTCGTGGCGGTCGACGAGCGCTCCGACTACCCGGAGGAAGCCCCGGTCACCGAACTGTCCGGCTACACGCCCAACCTTGAGGCGATCCTGGGATACGCACCTGACCTCGTGGTGCTCTCCGACGACAGCGGCGACATCGTGGACGGGCTCGAACGCTCCGGCGTCGAGGTGCTGCAGCTGCCGGCCGCACAGACCCTCGACGACACCTACGCGCAGCTCGAGCAGGTCGGCGCCGCCACCGGTCACATCGGCGAGGCCGCCGAACTCGTCTCGCGGATGCGAGGGGAGATCGACGACATCGTCGCGTCGGTTCCCGAGCGCGAGACCCCACTGTCGTACTTCCACGAGCTCGACGACACCTACTACACCGTCACCGACGCCACCTACATCGGCGAGGTGTACTCCCTGCTGGGGCTGACCTCCATCGCCACCGGGGACGACACCTACCCCCAGCTGTCCGAGGAGCTCATCCTCGAGGCCGACCCCGACGTCGTGTTCCTCGCCGACGGCCAGTGCTGCGGCGTCACCCCCGAGACCGTCGCCCAGCGTCCGGGCTGGGACGGACTGACAGCCGTCCGAGAAGATCGCGTCCACATGGTCGACGAGGACCTGTCCAGCCGGTGGGGCCCGCGCGTCGTGGACTTCATGCGCGAAGTCGCCGCGATCGTCGGGCAGATCCCCGTGAACCAGCCCGCCCCGTGA
- a CDS encoding MBL fold metallo-hydrolase has protein sequence MEVVLLGTGAADGWPAPFCRCGSCGEARRLGVVRGQTSALVDDELLIDCGPEAPSSAVRLGRTLASVRHLLITHAHADHLGPQALLFRSWIPDAGLLELIGPADALEACRPWVGPDDPVRFVPVAAGDHLTVGAYEVRVLPARHRVFRTGDAVLYDVTGPGGDRLLWASDTGPWDDEWFGAVRDAHFDTIFLEETLGDREEISPAHLGLPRFGAMLRRLREVGAVDEQTDVVAVHLGHHNPPPDELAARLREHGARAGVDGEVVHCGPRTTPR, from the coding sequence ATGGAGGTCGTCCTCCTGGGGACCGGCGCCGCCGACGGCTGGCCCGCCCCGTTCTGCAGGTGCGGGTCGTGCGGGGAGGCGAGACGGCTCGGCGTGGTGCGCGGCCAGACGTCGGCGCTCGTCGACGACGAGTTGCTGATCGACTGCGGACCGGAGGCGCCCAGCTCGGCAGTCCGGCTCGGACGAACTCTGGCGTCGGTCAGACATCTGCTCATCACACACGCCCACGCCGACCACCTCGGCCCGCAGGCGTTGTTGTTCCGCTCGTGGATCCCCGACGCAGGCCTGCTCGAGCTCATCGGCCCCGCGGACGCCCTCGAGGCATGTCGGCCCTGGGTAGGCCCCGACGACCCGGTGCGTTTCGTCCCGGTCGCGGCCGGAGACCACCTCACGGTGGGAGCGTACGAAGTCCGTGTCCTGCCCGCCCGTCACCGCGTGTTCCGCACCGGCGATGCGGTCCTGTACGACGTGACCGGGCCCGGCGGCGATCGCCTGCTGTGGGCCAGCGACACCGGACCGTGGGACGACGAGTGGTTCGGCGCTGTACGCGATGCCCACTTCGACACGATTTTCCTCGAGGAGACCCTCGGCGACCGCGAGGAGATCTCCCCCGCCCACCTCGGACTGCCCCGGTTCGGTGCGATGCTCCGGCGGTTGCGCGAGGTCGGGGCGGTCGACGAGCAGACCGACGTCGTGGCCGTTCACCTGGGGCACCACAACCCGCCGCCCGACGAGCTGGCCGCGCGGTTACGTGAGCACGGCGCCCGTGCGGGGGTCGACGGGGAGGTCGTCCACTGCGGCCCCCGGACTACTCCGCGCTAG